A part of Syntrophorhabdaceae bacterium genomic DNA contains:
- a CDS encoding uroporphyrinogen decarboxylase family protein: MAQSLRQEKSPKKLLKDLFDLKEISRPLFIPLIYRYASKVSKMSPEAMVKDPVALSRSLIMAQELFEYDAIVSNYDPYLELGSLERSLEWVRKDVLSDFLAKKRKSCITGRALESFDEIGQLPVIYEAVAHVCEIVGREIPVIGVLNSPVTLVRMITEGKYDSWGGHPEELREALNDAQAFVLDYIKAYCNHRVDAVWLIEEDWTFITPEDLGWLKPIYNTFWNVTQYYDVKSVMGFHDYEPSIVDNYFDLGADAVFLGGSKADKIPLSRVAEWVEKYGKPVGLGCPYPETLEANDRLGNLVDFVKDLGHGVFLSTCHEVPLNTPIDLINAIVERVKG; encoded by the coding sequence ATGGCGCAATCTTTGCGGCAAGAGAAATCCCCAAAAAAGTTATTGAAGGATCTATTTGATCTTAAGGAAATATCCCGTCCTCTCTTCATTCCGCTAATCTACAGGTATGCCTCAAAGGTGAGCAAGATGTCTCCGGAAGCGATGGTGAAGGACCCGGTGGCCTTATCGAGAAGCCTGATAATGGCTCAGGAACTTTTTGAATATGATGCTATAGTCAGCAACTATGACCCATATCTGGAACTGGGGAGCCTGGAGAGATCGCTGGAATGGGTGCGGAAGGATGTTCTTAGTGATTTTCTCGCAAAAAAAAGAAAGAGTTGTATCACCGGCAGGGCCTTAGAGTCCTTTGATGAGATTGGTCAACTGCCGGTCATTTACGAGGCTGTCGCTCATGTATGCGAAATAGTGGGGAGGGAAATTCCCGTGATCGGGGTCCTGAACAGCCCCGTTACACTGGTGAGGATGATTACCGAGGGAAAGTACGATTCCTGGGGCGGTCATCCCGAAGAATTGCGAGAGGCCTTGAATGATGCCCAGGCGTTTGTGCTGGATTACATTAAAGCATACTGTAATCATCGGGTCGACGCAGTGTGGCTGATAGAGGAAGACTGGACGTTCATCACGCCGGAAGATCTGGGGTGGCTGAAGCCTATCTACAATACCTTTTGGAATGTTACTCAGTACTATGATGTAAAAAGCGTGATGGGTTTTCATGACTATGAGCCAAGCATAGTAGATAATTATTTTGATCTTGGTGCTGATGCAGTTTTCCTCGGCGGATCTAAAGCGGATAAGATCCCGCTTTCGCGTGTAGCAGAATGGGTAGAAAAGTACGGCAAACCTGTTGGTTTGGGATGCCCTTACCCTGAAACCCTTGAGGCCAATGACCGACTGGGTAATCTTGTAGACTTCGTCAAGGATTTGGGTCATGGGGTATTCCTGTCTACTTGCCACGAAGTGCCTCTCAATACCCCGATTGACTTGATCAACGCTATTGTGGAAAGGGTAAAAGGCTAA
- a CDS encoding YCF48-related protein, with product MKVYPHLINRLTPVLNPLILGLIVFLLVVPMMLHAQSGRSQDDLFSITFPNENEGWISGRYGTILHTSDGGKTWSRQETGTEYTLSAIHFIDSKNGWAVGEEGIIIHTNDGGKTWGRQKSPVNLFLMDVHFLTPTKGFIVGERTHILSTNDGGKTWKIQFKDLDYILKAISFCDARNGWVVGEFGYIYRTRDGGDTWEQQAGFSDLSEETGELIGGTYLFDVIAVNPLTVWAVGIDGYVTKTIDGGKTWQQVPVKGLKAPFFSISSDRQNAFVIGGTGNCFSSIDGGKAWRAIEFKPPIKYSWIYGIVWRKGSSFIAVGKEGVIYSSTSGAWEKIVF from the coding sequence ATGAAAGTATATCCTCATTTAATTAATAGATTGACACCCGTATTGAATCCGTTGATCTTGGGGTTGATAGTGTTTTTGCTCGTAGTTCCCATGATGCTGCATGCACAGTCGGGTCGATCACAGGACGACCTGTTCTCCATAACGTTCCCCAATGAAAACGAGGGGTGGATCAGTGGACGCTATGGCACAATATTGCACACTTCAGACGGAGGCAAGACGTGGAGTCGCCAGGAAACTGGGACGGAGTATACTTTGAGCGCCATCCACTTCATAGATTCGAAAAATGGTTGGGCCGTCGGGGAAGAAGGGATTATTATACATACAAACGACGGAGGCAAGACGTGGGGAAGGCAAAAGAGCCCGGTAAACCTTTTCCTCATGGACGTCCACTTCCTGACGCCTACAAAAGGGTTTATTGTAGGCGAGCGTACGCACATCCTCTCGACGAATGACGGGGGTAAGACCTGGAAGATACAGTTCAAAGACCTTGACTATATCCTCAAGGCCATCTCCTTCTGTGACGCCAGGAACGGTTGGGTAGTAGGAGAATTTGGCTACATCTATCGGACCAGGGATGGAGGGGATACGTGGGAGCAGCAGGCAGGGTTTTCTGATCTCTCTGAAGAAACAGGGGAACTGATTGGCGGCACTTATCTCTTTGACGTGATCGCGGTGAACCCGTTAACAGTTTGGGCCGTAGGAATAGATGGTTATGTTACAAAGACGATCGACGGTGGAAAGACATGGCAGCAGGTGCCTGTCAAGGGCTTGAAAGCCCCGTTCTTCTCAATTTCTTCTGACAGACAAAATGCTTTTGTAATCGGTGGGACTGGTAACTGCTTTTCCTCCATTGATGGAGGAAAAGCATGGAGAGCAATTGAGTTCAAGCCACCGATCAAGTATAGCTGGATCTACGGAATTGTTTGGCGAAAGGGGTCCAGTTTTATAGCTGTCGGAAAAGAGGGTGTTATTTATAGCAGTACTTCAGGGGCCTGGGAGAAAATAGTCTTTTAA
- a CDS encoding MMPL family transporter → MSNDKQRFMDRFAWFMASHKVAVLLVVLIVFAVFVYGALKIRGEVILQDMLPYDHPYLKLHAKFSQVFGSGGSGGVIIVKVKNGDIFNKETLTKLQKITNEVEMWEEVYRILTVSIASRSIKKVTTLKKGEIKIEPLMWPNVPEAPTEMEDLKTSIFASPAYNGVLVSQDGTAALLFTEFKENISYERAFSLLREIAEKYSDANTSIHLVGYPVLMGWIYSFKHQIYQIFMVSMILMIITLFLIFRNRVGMFVPVVTSLFFTVVGLGIMGFTGFNFSPLLYVLAFLVGAMMISHSVQSTYRYLEELHAANNDSKQACYMTMRSMVIPAFAAVTTDAAGFLVLGLAKIALMKQLALVMSLWMTSIVLTSVLTPIICSFMPMRGASDKWSSERGKLDRMDKMIVAITRFSIGRGKAVIFGATVVILALAVWLSVGIKVGDPTPGSPLLWPNHKYNQDQALMNTEFDASSDNFMLFYEGKVGSVYDPTVLTTFEAFSRHMKQKLPDIYKSSSSVISIVKMVNATLHDGDQLWYQLPKNPELLYGLMGYVKSNTDMGTLSRFIDRMLQRAQMTIYFPDHTSDNLLRVRDAAYDFFKNRPMKLENGEFMLAGGRVGMEIALNDEMKKRHLEMDSIVYGAILVLCIISFLSIVGGVMLTVPLIFANLVAVAYMAMNNIGLSINTLPVTAIGAGMGVDFAIYFYSRCRDEFVNEADWTKTILMGVRTTGKAVVYTGLTMFAALLPWYFMSGLKFQAQMGIFLAVVLGVNVLLTLTVHPLMLYFFKPKFITRGGIGVEAEVSKAEEHSLGLNGNRIDTGEKIQDTHERG, encoded by the coding sequence ATGTCTAACGATAAACAGAGATTTATGGATCGGTTTGCATGGTTCATGGCAAGCCACAAGGTGGCTGTGCTGCTGGTGGTGTTGATTGTTTTTGCCGTGTTCGTATACGGAGCCCTGAAGATCAGAGGGGAAGTAATCCTGCAAGACATGCTGCCTTACGACCACCCGTATCTCAAGCTTCATGCGAAGTTTTCCCAGGTCTTCGGGAGTGGTGGGTCCGGAGGCGTCATCATCGTCAAAGTAAAAAACGGAGACATATTTAATAAAGAGACGCTGACAAAGTTACAAAAGATAACAAACGAAGTGGAGATGTGGGAAGAGGTATATAGAATACTCACGGTTTCCATAGCGAGTCGTTCCATAAAGAAGGTGACTACCCTGAAGAAGGGTGAGATCAAGATAGAACCGCTTATGTGGCCAAACGTTCCCGAGGCCCCTACTGAGATGGAGGATCTGAAAACAAGCATATTTGCCAGTCCTGCCTACAATGGGGTGTTAGTATCGCAGGACGGAACGGCAGCGCTTCTCTTCACGGAATTCAAGGAGAACATTTCTTACGAAAGGGCATTCAGTCTTCTCAGGGAGATAGCCGAAAAGTATTCCGACGCCAACACCTCCATCCATCTTGTAGGATATCCCGTGCTCATGGGGTGGATCTACAGCTTCAAGCACCAGATCTATCAGATCTTTATGGTGAGCATGATACTCATGATTATTACCCTATTCCTGATTTTCAGGAATAGGGTGGGCATGTTTGTCCCTGTTGTAACGAGTCTTTTCTTCACCGTTGTTGGTCTCGGTATTATGGGTTTTACGGGTTTCAATTTCAGTCCGCTTCTTTACGTCCTTGCCTTCCTCGTAGGCGCTATGATGATAAGCCATTCGGTACAGTCAACGTACAGATATCTTGAAGAACTTCACGCCGCCAACAACGACAGCAAACAGGCATGTTATATGACCATGAGATCCATGGTGATCCCCGCGTTTGCCGCTGTGACTACGGATGCCGCGGGATTTCTTGTATTGGGACTTGCAAAGATAGCCTTAATGAAGCAGCTTGCCCTTGTTATGAGTCTTTGGATGACAAGCATCGTCTTAACCTCCGTCCTCACACCCATAATATGCAGCTTTATGCCTATGAGGGGGGCAAGCGATAAGTGGTCTTCCGAGCGCGGAAAGCTGGACAGGATGGACAAGATGATTGTGGCTATTACGCGGTTTTCTATAGGTCGCGGTAAGGCTGTGATATTCGGAGCTACCGTGGTGATCCTGGCGCTTGCTGTTTGGCTGTCGGTAGGAATAAAGGTGGGAGACCCCACACCAGGATCTCCTCTTCTGTGGCCCAATCACAAGTACAACCAGGACCAGGCCTTGATGAATACGGAGTTTGACGCATCGTCAGACAATTTTATGCTCTTCTACGAGGGAAAGGTCGGATCTGTCTATGATCCTACCGTGCTCACCACCTTTGAGGCCTTCTCACGCCACATGAAGCAGAAGCTGCCGGACATATACAAGTCTTCCAGCTCCGTCATCAGCATCGTAAAGATGGTGAATGCCACGCTGCACGATGGAGATCAACTATGGTACCAGTTGCCAAAAAACCCCGAGTTACTTTACGGCCTGATGGGTTATGTGAAAAGCAACACCGATATGGGCACACTCAGCAGGTTCATAGATCGCATGCTACAAAGGGCTCAGATGACCATATATTTCCCCGACCATACATCGGATAACCTGTTGCGAGTCCGGGATGCGGCGTATGACTTTTTTAAGAACCGACCCATGAAGCTTGAGAACGGAGAGTTCATGCTGGCGGGAGGAAGGGTAGGCATGGAGATCGCTCTGAACGACGAGATGAAGAAACGGCATCTGGAGATGGACAGTATCGTATATGGTGCGATCCTCGTTCTCTGCATCATCTCCTTTTTATCTATAGTCGGCGGGGTCATGCTCACGGTCCCCCTTATATTTGCCAACCTGGTCGCGGTGGCTTATATGGCTATGAACAATATCGGTCTTTCCATCAACACCCTGCCGGTTACGGCCATCGGTGCAGGCATGGGTGTGGATTTTGCGATCTATTTTTACAGTCGCTGCCGCGACGAGTTTGTCAATGAGGCGGACTGGACAAAGACCATCCTCATGGGTGTGCGTACCACGGGGAAGGCGGTGGTTTATACGGGACTTACCATGTTTGCAGCCCTCTTGCCCTGGTACTTCATGTCAGGTCTCAAGTTTCAGGCGCAGATGGGAATCTTCCTGGCAGTTGTTCTGGGTGTGAACGTGCTTCTGACGCTGACGGTTCACCCTCTTATGCTTTATTTTTTCAAGCCCAAATTCATCACGAGGGGAGGGATCGGGGTGGAAGCGGAGGTTTCAAAGGCCGAGGAGCATTCTCTGGGGCTGAATGGCAACAGGATTGATACAGGCGAAAAGATACAAGACACTCATGAAAGGGGGTGA
- a CDS encoding DUF1329 domain-containing protein, translated as MYKLSIDDLEKQKALFDDPRPYRNVLSMKKIMPPEVYAKLSADPEEMKKVWSQVVGFKAPDVVGKIAPEIKPGQYTYKDKDRLPFKDLLIPQHYLRFAPQAPPHVGNFSEITVVPTRQQYYHTRIGEATKLSSARLDSQGYLVPDSYKGGFPFPKPSGPHKAQQVVYNWVKRYLQGDSQHGLQIGTGFNKNLVPDFDGLYDFYTIRTHGRVYQEPYGWLDERAEKNAEHRCFYFGMLAPRDIYGNVVSILNYLDPNKFDLFFLYVNSLRRLRRLSATDAQDAAVGQDVIYEDFEGFNQQLTPKRYPYKYKVVAEREYLIPFVPPDGSSYYTKKGEIKNVNFERRPIYVIELQQQDSNFIYSRRTMYIDKETFMLHFIENYDQKGRLYRTCENITYFYEDLGLIGSEIHTQRDYLDLHSLASRTFIYPAAWAGREQISLRGLARGAVK; from the coding sequence ATGTACAAGCTGAGTATCGATGATCTGGAGAAACAGAAGGCCTTGTTCGATGACCCGCGGCCTTACCGGAATGTACTGAGCATGAAAAAGATCATGCCTCCCGAGGTGTATGCGAAGCTTTCGGCAGATCCCGAGGAGATGAAGAAGGTGTGGTCTCAGGTCGTCGGCTTCAAGGCGCCGGATGTGGTGGGAAAAATTGCACCGGAGATCAAGCCCGGGCAATACACGTACAAAGATAAAGACAGATTGCCCTTCAAGGACTTGCTGATCCCGCAGCATTATCTGCGTTTTGCGCCCCAGGCGCCGCCTCATGTGGGGAACTTCTCCGAAATCACTGTGGTACCGACGCGACAACAGTACTATCACACCAGAATCGGCGAGGCCACGAAGCTTTCAAGCGCACGACTGGACTCCCAGGGATACCTGGTTCCGGACTCCTATAAAGGTGGATTTCCATTTCCGAAACCCTCGGGACCGCACAAGGCGCAACAGGTTGTCTACAACTGGGTGAAGCGTTACCTGCAGGGTGATAGTCAACACGGGCTCCAGATCGGTACGGGGTTTAATAAAAACCTTGTTCCTGATTTTGACGGACTCTATGATTTCTACACTATCCGGACCCACGGAAGGGTCTATCAGGAGCCCTATGGATGGCTCGACGAGCGGGCCGAGAAGAACGCCGAACACCGTTGCTTTTATTTCGGTATGCTTGCGCCGAGGGATATATACGGAAACGTTGTAAGCATCCTGAACTACCTGGACCCCAACAAGTTTGACCTCTTTTTTCTCTATGTCAATTCCCTGAGAAGACTGCGGAGACTTTCCGCTACCGACGCTCAGGATGCGGCCGTGGGGCAGGACGTGATCTACGAGGATTTTGAGGGATTCAATCAGCAGCTTACCCCGAAACGGTACCCTTATAAATATAAGGTAGTCGCTGAGAGAGAGTACCTGATACCTTTTGTCCCTCCGGACGGTTCCTCCTATTATACCAAGAAGGGGGAGATAAAGAACGTTAATTTTGAGCGAAGGCCGATATATGTAATCGAACTCCAGCAGCAGGACTCAAACTTCATATACAGCAGGAGGACCATGTATATTGACAAGGAAACATTTATGCTGCATTTCATCGAGAACTATGACCAGAAAGGGAGACTTTACAGGACCTGCGAGAATATCACTTACTTCTATGAGGACCTGGGTTTGATTGGCTCTGAAATCCATACCCAGAGGGATTACTTAGATCTCCATAGCCTTGCGAGCCGGACCTTCATCTATCCTGCGGCATGGGCCGGACGAGAGCAGATCAGCCTCCGTGGTTTAGCACGTGGAGCTGTCAAGTAA
- a CDS encoding uroporphyrinogen decarboxylase family protein, whose protein sequence is MVSENNYETTTFRAMKKDRLTDDERIEALWARQKPDRVPIFPFAGGFASLNVGYSINDIYTDYKKCIDAQRWTSDQYGWMPATMCIVGPLSASPVEEFGGEVTYPTGEYAQAPGVARRPVEKDEDILNLQVPDNLENIGSIPLTLKATAYQLQFGGVVVSPILATPMDAAGAVVGVEKTCKLMIKKPELVHKVLRVLTDFRIAHAKLWADKFGTDRLVPLVGGPTSSNQIISPKQFKEFVLPYVKEMHDKLREMGYKHMLFHACGEQNANMPFWADVNMGDPGIISVGHEISLETVAKHFPDDIAFGNLEPAKIQTETPEQVYNASKEIILKGKTIPGGFIFSSGCEMPPKAPAYNLWMMTKAINDFGWY, encoded by the coding sequence ATGGTTTCTGAAAACAATTATGAGACGACAACATTCAGAGCTATGAAGAAAGATCGACTGACCGATGACGAGAGGATAGAGGCCTTATGGGCCAGACAAAAGCCTGACAGGGTTCCGATTTTTCCGTTTGCCGGCGGTTTTGCCTCACTCAACGTGGGGTACAGCATCAACGACATATATACCGATTATAAGAAATGTATTGACGCACAGCGCTGGACCAGCGACCAGTACGGCTGGATGCCGGCCACGATGTGCATAGTAGGTCCGCTTAGCGCTTCGCCGGTCGAAGAGTTTGGCGGCGAGGTCACGTACCCGACCGGTGAATATGCCCAGGCGCCGGGGGTGGCCCGGCGCCCGGTAGAAAAAGATGAGGACATACTGAACCTTCAGGTGCCGGATAATCTGGAGAACATTGGCAGCATACCGTTGACACTGAAAGCTACTGCTTACCAGTTACAGTTTGGAGGTGTGGTTGTCAGCCCAATTCTTGCCACACCGATGGATGCTGCAGGGGCCGTGGTAGGGGTGGAGAAGACATGTAAACTGATGATCAAAAAGCCGGAATTAGTACATAAAGTCTTACGGGTATTAACGGATTTCCGTATTGCTCATGCTAAACTGTGGGCTGACAAGTTCGGTACTGATAGGTTAGTGCCTCTGGTGGGTGGGCCTACAAGTTCCAATCAGATAATATCTCCCAAACAGTTCAAAGAGTTTGTGCTGCCCTACGTCAAGGAGATGCACGACAAACTCAGGGAGATGGGTTATAAACACATGCTGTTCCATGCATGTGGTGAACAGAATGCCAATATGCCTTTTTGGGCAGATGTCAACATGGGCGATCCTGGAATCATTAGCGTGGGACACGAGATCAGCCTTGAAACAGTGGCGAAGCATTTTCCTGATGACATTGCATTCGGTAATCTTGAGCCGGCCAAGATTCAAACAGAGACCCCGGAACAGGTCTATAATGCCAGTAAAGAGATTATCTTAAAAGGCAAGACAATCCCGGGAGGGTTCATTTTTTCTTCTGGATGTGAAATGCCCCCAAAGGCTCCAGCCTACAATTTGTGGATGATGACAAAGGCTATCAATGATTTCGGATGGTATTAA
- a CDS encoding corrinoid protein — protein MATEERTQELVRGLYDAVVQMDEDTVSELSKAVVEEGVDAYYAVMHGLTAAMDKVGELYSSGEYFVPELLLSADALYAGLNVLRPHIKLGRDEKKKQVIIGTVEGDIHDIGKNLVRIMFEAAGWVVHDMGKDVTLSKFVEEQTRTHSDVIALSALMTTSMTAMPKVIAMIKAEDPGVAVMVGGAPLTRDIAIHYGADGYADNAGEAVREANEMLERVKK, from the coding sequence ATGGCTACCGAAGAAAGGACGCAGGAACTGGTAAGAGGTTTATATGATGCAGTTGTTCAGATGGATGAAGATACCGTAAGTGAATTGAGCAAGGCCGTTGTGGAAGAGGGTGTCGATGCGTACTATGCTGTAATGCATGGACTGACGGCGGCAATGGACAAGGTTGGCGAACTGTATTCAAGTGGTGAATACTTTGTTCCGGAACTCTTACTTAGCGCGGATGCGCTTTATGCCGGGCTGAATGTTTTACGTCCCCACATCAAGCTTGGCAGAGATGAGAAGAAAAAACAGGTGATTATCGGTACGGTAGAGGGTGATATACATGATATTGGTAAGAATCTGGTGAGAATAATGTTTGAAGCTGCGGGTTGGGTAGTTCATGACATGGGTAAAGACGTAACACTGTCAAAGTTTGTCGAGGAACAGACCAGAACGCATTCGGATGTCATAGCGCTTTCAGCCCTCATGACGACGAGTATGACAGCTATGCCGAAGGTGATCGCAATGATTAAAGCCGAAGACCCGGGTGTTGCTGTTATGGTAGGGGGAGCTCCTTTGACGCGAGACATTGCCATACACTACGGTGCCGATGGATATGCGGATAACGCAGGAGAGGCGGTCCGGGAAGCAAACGAAATGCTCGAGCGGGTCAAAAAGTAG
- a CDS encoding uroporphyrinogen decarboxylase family protein translates to MRQEKMTSVERMDALLNGRSVDHVPRLSFILGFCAKNVGYPVASVYSDPEKSFLAQMLTREQYGYDSDPFYGYASFGGYEFGGEIKLPDGEYEQAPSHVRFAVEKKQDVEKLELPDVKTAGMLPQAMQFSRNQVANGIAPSVVVGGPFTIAGNICVVDTLCRWVVKEQEIVHRLLRLATDHVLDVARLWVETFGKGRVKMQIWEPLASNQIISPKHFEKLVLPYQAELHEKLLSIGIKHILCHICGEQNQNLPFWADIPMGDFGIISIGREVDISTAIKYFGDRYVVAGNIEPAMLQTGTPKEVYELCRQAIEKGKRAPKGFALMEGCEVPVNAPPYNIYTMKKAVDDFGWY, encoded by the coding sequence ATGAGGCAGGAAAAAATGACGTCAGTGGAGAGAATGGACGCATTGCTGAACGGAAGGTCCGTAGACCATGTGCCTCGACTTTCATTTATTCTCGGATTTTGTGCAAAGAATGTCGGGTATCCCGTAGCTTCTGTTTATAGCGATCCCGAAAAAAGTTTTTTAGCACAGATGCTGACGAGGGAGCAATACGGCTATGACAGCGACCCGTTTTATGGATATGCGTCATTTGGAGGGTATGAATTCGGCGGAGAGATCAAGCTCCCGGATGGTGAATATGAACAGGCGCCATCACACGTTCGCTTTGCCGTGGAAAAGAAGCAGGACGTAGAAAAGCTGGAGTTGCCTGATGTCAAGACCGCGGGCATGCTGCCTCAAGCCATGCAGTTCTCCCGGAATCAGGTTGCCAACGGCATCGCGCCATCTGTGGTCGTTGGAGGCCCCTTTACCATTGCCGGCAATATCTGTGTTGTTGATACACTGTGCCGATGGGTGGTAAAGGAACAGGAAATAGTACACCGGCTTCTTCGTCTGGCTACCGACCATGTTCTTGACGTTGCGCGATTATGGGTAGAGACCTTTGGCAAGGGGAGGGTCAAAATGCAGATATGGGAGCCTTTAGCTTCCAATCAAATCATCTCGCCGAAACATTTTGAGAAGCTTGTGCTTCCCTACCAGGCAGAACTTCACGAGAAGTTGCTTTCTATAGGTATTAAACACATACTCTGCCATATTTGCGGCGAACAGAATCAGAATCTGCCCTTTTGGGCGGATATACCGATGGGTGACTTTGGTATTATCAGTATAGGCAGGGAAGTTGACATCAGTACAGCCATAAAGTACTTCGGAGATAGGTATGTTGTTGCGGGCAATATTGAGCCTGCAATGTTGCAGACAGGAACACCTAAGGAGGTATATGAACTCTGCCGGCAGGCGATTGAAAAAGGGAAACGCGCCCCGAAAGGGTTTGCATTAATGGAGGGCTGCGAGGTTCCTGTAAATGCTCCCCCTTACAATATATACACGATGAAAAAGGCCGTTGATGACTTCGGATGGTATTAG
- a CDS encoding uroporphyrinogen decarboxylase family protein has translation MVSHKERVLSTLRHLRTNVLPKGELFLPIDLLDSYFPEQKGEHVKQLASVARLFGLSLLGADLGEERLYPLLVEKRFRELDQFFTVGCIEGPVSHMIGHLGFYEAMTSIRKNPHRLAELTVPLIKDIKKKCLLARDNGFCAVAVADDIAANSGLLFSHADFVDIALSLYRQIAQAVKSAGLLLFFHSDGNIRGIIRFLIEEGYDCIHPVDAQAGMYLYEMKQNFGKEVSFMGHIDIAAWNPKRISAEIARAEGEFRNGGLILGSSCGIASDVSDEAVAILYPDIKNRRGRGHGPT, from the coding sequence ATGGTATCTCATAAAGAAAGAGTTCTTAGTACCCTTCGACACCTCCGTACCAATGTGTTACCGAAGGGCGAACTTTTTCTGCCGATCGACCTCCTCGACAGTTACTTCCCTGAGCAGAAAGGTGAGCACGTTAAACAACTGGCATCGGTCGCCCGATTGTTCGGACTATCTTTGCTGGGGGCCGACCTCGGGGAAGAGAGACTGTACCCGCTTCTTGTGGAAAAGAGATTTAGAGAGCTTGATCAATTTTTCACGGTGGGGTGTATTGAAGGACCGGTATCACACATGATCGGGCATCTCGGGTTTTATGAAGCCATGACGTCTATCAGAAAGAATCCTCATCGTCTCGCTGAATTAACTGTACCTTTAATAAAAGATATAAAAAAAAAGTGCCTGCTCGCCCGCGATAACGGTTTCTGCGCAGTTGCGGTTGCCGATGATATTGCCGCCAACAGCGGACTTTTGTTTTCCCATGCCGATTTTGTGGACATAGCCCTGTCGTTATACAGGCAGATCGCTCAGGCCGTGAAGTCCGCCGGCCTTCTGCTGTTCTTCCATTCGGACGGCAACATAAGGGGCATTATCAGGTTCTTGATAGAGGAGGGATACGACTGCATCCACCCCGTTGATGCACAGGCAGGGATGTATCTGTATGAGATGAAGCAGAACTTCGGCAAAGAGGTATCCTTCATGGGGCATATAGACATTGCAGCCTGGAATCCCAAACGGATCAGCGCAGAGATAGCACGGGCAGAAGGTGAGTTCAGAAATGGCGGGCTTATCCTTGGCTCATCCTGCGGTATAGCTTCCGATGTATCCGATGAGGCTGTGGCAATACTCTACCCGGATATCAAAAACCGGAGAGGACGGGGACATGGACCGACATAA